In the Ruminococcus sp. OA3 genome, one interval contains:
- a CDS encoding SH3 domain-containing protein — protein sequence MGRKIVSTALVFVLCTGIFTGCNPFPLREEAKVTQPKTPGQLEDEAENAQNEGYDSDVIAPDETPDGTVMYCSSAVNVRTMPSTQGTVIGELTAGEKVTVTGKEDGWYEIVFDGKTAYVYKDYLTDTIQDEE from the coding sequence ATGGGAAGAAAGATAGTGAGCACCGCCCTGGTATTTGTTTTATGTACCGGTATTTTTACGGGATGCAATCCATTTCCGCTTCGGGAAGAGGCGAAAGTGACCCAGCCGAAGACTCCGGGACAATTGGAAGATGAAGCAGAGAATGCTCAGAATGAAGGGTACGACAGCGATGTGATCGCTCCGGACGAAACACCGGACGGTACTGTGATGTACTGCAGTTCCGCGGTTAATGTACGGACTATGCCCAGCACACAGGGAACTGTGATCGGTGAACTGACAGCCGGAGAAAAAGTTACAGTCACCGGAAAAGAAGATGGTTGGTATGAAATTGTATTTGATGGCAAAACTGCCTATGTCTACAAGGATTACCTGACTGACACAATACAGGATGAAGAATGA
- the fabG gene encoding 3-oxoacyl-[acyl-carrier-protein] reductase, whose product MLDNKVALVTGASRGIGRAVAVKLAANGAHVIVNYNQSKEKAEEVVQEILAKGGQAESYACDVADYQAVGDMIQDLLAKHGHIDILVNNAGITRDQFIGKINEADYDLVMNTNCKSCFNTMHHLAAHFLERKSGRVINLTSTSGVLGNVAQANYAASKAGIIGLTKTMGREWASRGITVNAIAPGFIRTDMTEVLSDKIKEKTIARIPMQRIGEPEDVAGMAAFFASDEAGYITGQIICVDGGMAI is encoded by the coding sequence ATGCTGGATAATAAAGTTGCACTTGTGACAGGTGCGAGCAGGGGAATCGGACGTGCAGTTGCAGTAAAACTGGCTGCAAATGGAGCTCACGTGATCGTCAATTACAATCAGTCGAAAGAGAAGGCTGAGGAAGTTGTACAGGAGATTCTTGCAAAGGGCGGGCAGGCTGAGAGTTATGCCTGTGACGTTGCCGACTATCAGGCTGTTGGCGACATGATTCAGGACTTGCTTGCGAAACACGGCCATATTGATATTCTGGTCAATAATGCGGGTATTACGAGGGATCAGTTCATTGGAAAGATCAATGAAGCTGATTATGATCTGGTGATGAATACAAATTGCAAGAGCTGCTTTAACACCATGCACCATCTGGCTGCTCATTTCCTGGAGAGAAAGAGCGGGAGAGTCATCAACCTGACTTCCACATCCGGAGTACTCGGCAATGTGGCACAGGCCAACTATGCGGCATCCAAGGCGGGTATTATAGGTCTGACCAAGACGATGGGAAGAGAGTGGGCAAGCCGCGGAATCACAGTGAATGCGATTGCTCCGGGTTTTATCAGGACAGATATGACGGAAGTACTTTCTGACAAGATCAAGGAGAAGACGATTGCGAGGATCCCGATGCAGCGCATTGGTGAGCCGGAAGACGTTGCCGGCATGGCGGCTTTCTTTGCTTCGGATGAGGCTGGATACATAACAGGGCAGATCATCTGTGTGGATGGAGGTATGGCCATCTAG
- a CDS encoding cupin domain-containing protein, whose protein sequence is MVRKPEVKVVEGLRGGMGSVEFHYIVSEEELNGHGKMYAMLRIMPHSSIGRHQHVGNTEPYYILSGHGIFEDHDGSRTEVGPGDVCVINFNESHSIENNSDEPLDLMALIYYE, encoded by the coding sequence ATGGTAAGAAAACCTGAGGTAAAGGTAGTTGAAGGCCTGCGCGGCGGAATGGGAAGCGTGGAATTTCATTATATTGTGTCGGAGGAGGAGTTAAACGGGCATGGTAAAATGTATGCGATGCTCCGGATAATGCCACACAGCAGCATTGGACGCCATCAGCATGTGGGTAATACGGAGCCGTATTATATCCTGAGCGGACATGGTATTTTTGAGGATCATGATGGTTCCAGGACGGAGGTCGGACCGGGCGACGTATGTGTGATTAATTTCAATGAATCTCATTCTATTGAGAATAACTCGGATGAGCCTCTGGATCTGATGGCGCTTATATATTATGAATAA
- a CDS encoding MATE family efflux transporter, protein MLFSNKDLKKLIIPLIVEQILSVAVGMVDTTMVSLAGEAAISGVSLVDMVVNLLNSIFAALATGGAVIVSQYIGKKKRETACEAASQLLLIAMAISVVIMAVMLVFKAPLLRLIYGEIDSDVMRNAQIYLVYIALGFPFLAIFNCCAALFRSMGNSKISMQAALGMNAVNIIGDTFLIYGLHMGVAGAAIASTISRIFAAGILLYQVRNPDNLIYIRFASVFRPAPKLIKKILYIAIPSGIENGLFQLGRVLVVSIIAGFGTAQIAANAVANNLDNLGLLPGHAINLAVITVIGRCMGAGDSAQAKYYLKKLLKITYIMLACLNIVLLACLPWILKVYSLSEEAYHCAFVLVWIHDGVGTFLWPLSFTVAHALRASGDVKYTMFISIFSMITFRLVFSVILGQYLGWGAIGVWVAMVIDWVFRTVAFGVRYKKGKWKQIRVV, encoded by the coding sequence ATGTTGTTTTCTAATAAGGATCTTAAAAAGCTGATTATTCCGCTGATCGTGGAGCAGATTCTGTCTGTTGCGGTTGGAATGGTTGATACAACGATGGTTTCACTTGCCGGTGAGGCGGCTATTTCGGGTGTATCACTTGTGGATATGGTAGTAAATCTGCTGAACAGTATCTTTGCTGCACTGGCTACAGGGGGAGCCGTCATTGTCTCACAGTATATCGGAAAGAAAAAGAGAGAAACTGCCTGCGAGGCCGCCAGTCAGCTGCTGCTGATCGCCATGGCAATCTCTGTTGTGATAATGGCGGTAATGCTGGTGTTCAAGGCACCTCTGCTCAGACTGATCTATGGGGAGATCGACTCAGATGTTATGCGAAATGCACAGATATATCTGGTGTATATCGCGCTGGGCTTTCCGTTTCTTGCAATTTTTAACTGCTGTGCGGCATTGTTCCGCTCCATGGGGAATTCAAAGATATCCATGCAGGCGGCGTTGGGGATGAATGCGGTCAACATCATCGGCGATACATTTTTAATCTACGGTCTTCATATGGGTGTGGCAGGAGCGGCGATCGCGTCAACGATCTCCAGGATATTTGCAGCAGGCATCCTGCTGTATCAGGTGAGAAATCCGGATAATCTGATTTATATACGGTTCGCTTCGGTGTTCCGACCGGCACCGAAGCTGATTAAAAAGATTTTGTATATTGCGATTCCGAGCGGCATCGAAAACGGACTGTTCCAGCTGGGCCGGGTACTGGTGGTCAGCATCATCGCAGGGTTTGGGACGGCTCAGATTGCCGCCAACGCAGTGGCGAATAATCTGGACAACCTTGGTCTTTTGCCGGGACATGCGATCAATCTGGCGGTCATCACTGTGATCGGGCGGTGCATGGGAGCGGGAGACAGTGCGCAGGCGAAGTATTACCTGAAAAAGCTGCTGAAGATCACTTATATAATGCTCGCCTGCCTGAATATTGTGCTGCTCGCCTGCCTTCCGTGGATTCTGAAGGTCTATTCGCTCTCGGAGGAAGCGTACCACTGTGCCTTTGTGCTGGTGTGGATCCATGACGGCGTCGGCACCTTCTTGTGGCCGCTGTCGTTCACTGTCGCTCATGCACTGCGTGCTTCCGGGGATGTGAAATATACGATGTTTATCTCGATTTTTTCAATGATCACGTTCCGCCTGGTGTTCAGCGTGATACTGGGACAATATCTGGGCTGGGGAGCGATCGGCGTCTGGGTGGCCATGGTGATCGACTGGGTGTTCCGGACGGTCGCTTTCGGTGTACGCTATAAAAAGGGAAAATGGAAACAGATACGGGTGGTTTAG
- a CDS encoding MATE family efflux transporter, giving the protein MFFSNKDLRKLIIPLIIEQVLAITVGMVDTAMVSMAGEAAISGVSLVDMIVNLMINIFAALATGGAVIVSQYLGKRKRDTACEAANQLLLISLVISVVIMAVMLLFRQPILSLIYGDIEPEVMQNALTYLIYISIGFPFLALFNSCAALFRSMGNSRISMQAALIMNIINVAGDTLLIYGLHMGAAGAAIASTFSRFCSAVILIYCARSQKNEVYIRIRHIFRADLVLIKKILYIGIPSGIESGLFQLGRVLVVSIIAGFGTAQIAANAVANNLDALGVIAGLSVNLAVITVIGRCMGAGDGRQAAFYMKKLLKITYLLTLCTNIVLLGGLPWILNIYSLSPEAYHYAFILVWIHNVAGTLIWPLSFMVPNALRAAGDVKYTMFISIFSMVVFRLAASVILGSYLQWGAIGVWIAMVLDWSFRTIMFGVRYKKGKWKKMRIV; this is encoded by the coding sequence ATGTTTTTTTCAAACAAAGACCTGAGAAAATTAATAATCCCATTGATCATCGAACAGGTTCTGGCGATAACCGTCGGAATGGTTGATACGGCAATGGTATCTATGGCCGGAGAAGCTGCAATCTCCGGCGTTTCTCTTGTAGATATGATCGTGAATCTGATGATTAATATATTCGCTGCACTGGCAACAGGAGGGGCGGTCATTGTTTCACAGTATCTTGGGAAACGTAAAAGAGATACGGCATGTGAAGCTGCCAATCAGCTGCTGCTGATATCGCTTGTTATTTCCGTTGTCATTATGGCGGTTATGCTGCTTTTCAGGCAGCCGATCCTGAGTCTGATCTACGGGGATATTGAGCCGGAAGTCATGCAGAATGCACTGACCTATCTGATTTATATTTCCATCGGGTTCCCATTTCTCGCACTGTTTAACTCGTGCGCTGCATTATTTCGCTCCATGGGAAATTCCAGGATTTCCATGCAGGCTGCACTTATCATGAATATCATCAACGTGGCAGGAGATACTCTGCTGATCTACGGACTTCACATGGGGGCAGCGGGGGCAGCCATTGCTTCTACGTTCTCGAGATTCTGTTCCGCAGTTATTTTGATTTACTGTGCGCGCAGTCAGAAGAATGAAGTGTATATCCGTATCCGTCATATTTTCCGGGCAGATCTGGTGCTGATCAAAAAAATATTGTACATTGGCATTCCAAGCGGTATAGAAAGCGGACTGTTTCAGCTGGGGCGGGTGCTGGTAGTCAGTATTATTGCCGGTTTTGGTACGGCACAGATCGCTGCCAATGCGGTGGCAAATAACCTCGACGCCCTTGGTGTTATAGCCGGATTGTCGGTTAATCTGGCAGTCATCACGGTGATTGGCCGCTGCATGGGTGCGGGTGATGGCCGGCAGGCGGCGTTTTACATGAAAAAATTATTGAAAATCACATACTTGCTCACGCTCTGTACAAATATCGTACTGCTGGGCGGACTTCCGTGGATTCTGAATATCTATTCTCTTTCTCCGGAAGCGTACCACTATGCCTTTATTCTGGTATGGATTCACAACGTGGCGGGTACGCTGATCTGGCCTCTGTCCTTTATGGTTCCGAATGCACTTCGGGCGGCAGGCGATGTGAAGTATACCATGTTTATCTCCATCTTTTCGATGGTGGTATTTCGCCTGGCTGCCAGCGTGATACTTGGAAGCTATCTGCAGTGGGGAGCAATTGGCGTCTGGATTGCCATGGTTCTTGACTGGTCTTTCCGGACGATCATGTTTGGTGTCCGCTACAAAAAAGGAAAATGGAAGAAAATGAGGATAGTCTGA
- a CDS encoding sugar phosphate isomerase/epimerase produces the protein MKIAFDVDVLAKQMDINRMVHQVADWGYKYIEQSPHPRINPFYKHPLFSEECEAEYRQALKETGVEISSFIVVYRWSGPTEEQRQFAVANWKKIIEIAVNMGVTVINTELSGDPNQQEICNGMWFKSMEELLPLFEKEGIRVEIQSHPYDFCELNNETCDMVKSFRSRNLGYVYSSPHGFFYDEGKGDVRPMLQYAGDELTHVLFADTYNQTLDCRYIANPPWLNGRGKADVTIHQHLAMGEGDVDFDGIFETLRDMDFANKQMKADAPKAGGDNIACVSMFGFPEKMDKQAPEARERIEKELLGK, from the coding sequence ATGAAGATAGCATTTGATGTTGATGTTTTGGCAAAACAGATGGATATCAACCGTATGGTGCATCAGGTTGCAGACTGGGGGTATAAATATATCGAACAGTCACCGCATCCGCGCATCAATCCATTTTATAAACACCCGCTTTTTTCAGAAGAATGTGAAGCCGAGTACCGGCAGGCACTGAAGGAAACAGGCGTTGAGATCTCTTCCTTTATTGTGGTTTACAGATGGTCCGGACCGACAGAGGAACAGAGACAGTTTGCAGTTGCAAACTGGAAGAAGATCATTGAGATTGCTGTTAATATGGGGGTTACCGTTATCAATACGGAATTGTCAGGCGATCCGAATCAGCAGGAGATCTGCAATGGCATGTGGTTTAAATCCATGGAAGAGCTGCTGCCGCTGTTTGAAAAAGAAGGAATCCGGGTTGAGATCCAGTCTCATCCTTATGATTTCTGTGAGCTGAATAATGAGACGTGCGATATGGTCAAATCTTTCCGCTCCAGAAACCTGGGATACGTATATTCTTCACCGCACGGCTTTTTCTACGATGAAGGTAAAGGCGATGTGCGCCCCATGCTGCAGTATGCCGGTGATGAGCTGACGCACGTGCTGTTTGCTGACACGTACAACCAGACTCTGGACTGCCGCTATATTGCGAATCCACCATGGCTGAATGGCCGCGGAAAAGCAGACGTTACCATCCATCAGCACCTGGCAATGGGTGAGGGAGATGTCGATTTCGACGGTATCTTCGAGACATTGAGAGATATGGATTTTGCTAATAAACAGATGAAAGCGGATGCGCCTAAGGCAGGCGGGGACAATATCGCGTGCGTATCGATGTTTGGTTTCCCTGAGAAAATGGACAAACAGGCACCGGAAGCAAGAGAGCGGATTGAAAAAGAGCTGCTTGGCAAATAA